In Lapillicoccus jejuensis, the DNA window GCCCCCACCCCCGGCGCCCGACCCGCGCGGCTTCTGGATGAGCGCCTCGTCGGTCCAGGCCGCCGCCGGGTCGGTGAGCAGCGGGACGAGCGACCGCCCGTCCTGCGGGCGACCGGGGGTCGTCCTGCCGATCGTCGCGAGGGTCGTGCCGAGGTCGACGTTGGTGACGACGTGGGGGTCGCGCCGGCTCGTCGTCCCGGGGTAGCGGACCATGAGCGGCACGTGCACGCACGGCCCGTACGCGCACTGCTTGACCTCCTTCCAGCGGTGCTCGCCGAAGGAGAGGGCATGGTCGGACGTGACGACCACGACGCTGCGGTCGAGGACCCCGCGGGCGCTCAGCGTCTCGACGACCGACCTGACCAGGTCGTCGGCGGCGCGCACCGACTCCCACGACTTGCGCTGGTCGCTGTCCATCCGCTGCTCCTGGCGCGACGTCAGCAGCGGCAGGGCCTGCACCCACGCGGGTTTGTCGCTCACGTCGGCCTCGTTGAACGACGGCGGATGGGGCACGGTCGCGCCGTCGTACGCGCCGACGTACCGGCTCGGACGGTCGAAGGGCCGGTGCGGGACGAGCGTCGCGGTGTAGAGGAAGAACGGCTCGGGGGCGGTCGACACCCACTGGGACGCCTTCTGCGAGAACAGGTCCGTCGAGTGGTGCCGGTTGTCGGCGGGGTAGGTCGTCGAGGTGCCCTGGTCGTTGACGACGATCTGCTTGGTGAGGACGTTGGAGGCGGTGGGGTTCTCGGCGAACCAGCGGTCCCAGCCCGGCGGGACGTAGGCGGCGCCGCGGTCCCACGGGTAGCTGTTGAGGTACTTGCCGAAGAGGCCGGTGGTGTAGCCCGACGCGTGCAGCCACGGCGCGAGCAGGTTCGTGTCGTCGAGGTCGCGCGCGCACTGGGCGTTGTCGACGACCCCCGTGTGGTGGGCGAGCTGGCCGGTGAACACCGACGAGCGCGACGGGCAGCAGTTGGCGACGTTGACGACGGCGTCGTCGAAGCGCACCCACGAGCCGTGCGGGTCCGAGGTGAGGTACGGCATCGCCTCGTCGAGCGACTGGTAGGTCTGGTCGTCGGTGACGATGTAGACGAGGTTGGGTCGCTCCGGCAGCACCGCCGCGGCGGGGATGCCGGGGGAGCCGCCGGGCCCGACGGCGCCGAAGACGCCGTCGCGCCCCACCGCCACGGCGCCCGGCGGGGCGGCGTACGGCGTCGGGCCGGGCGCGGTGGCGCTCGCGGCGGCACCGGGCGCGAGCGCGGTGACGGCGAGCGCGGCGACGGCGCCGGCGAGGGTGATGGTCCCCGAGGTCCTCACCGGGTGATCGTGGCACGCCGGGACCCTCCTGGGCAGGGGTGGATGCAGGTTCTCCTCGGCCGGCGCCCGGCCGGCTCCCAGGCTGCCCGCTTTGTCCCTTGCCGACCGGGGCCGCGCCTGCGAGCGTGGCGGGATGCGACGGGGGTCGGGGCGAGGGCGCCCGAAGTGGTCGGGACGGCGGACGCCGACGGTGGTGGGCGCGCTCGTCGCGCTGCTGCTGGCGGGCCTCACGGGCCTCACGGTGGGACCGCCGGGGGCGGCCGCCGCACCGACGGCGCCGACGGCGACCGGGTCGGTGTTCGCGACGTGGGCGCCGCAGTACATGACCCGGGAGAGCTCGGTGACGCTCGACCAGGCGCTCGCGGACGCCCGCACGGACCTGCTCGTCGCCAAGCCGGGGATCTACACGCCGTACCTCCCGCAGATGCGGGCGCTCAACCCCGCGCTGCGGATCCTCACCTACCTCAACGCCACCGAGGCCAACCACGCGCTGGGTACCGCCTACCCCGCCGACTGGTACGTCCGCGGGGCGGACGGCACCAAGGTCCGCAGCAAGTACGGCGCCTGGATGATGGACCCGCGCAAGGCCGGGTGGGTGCGCACCCGCGCGACCGAGTGCCGCGACCGCACCGCCGAGAGCGGGTACGACGGCTGCCTCTTCGACATCATGGGTCCGGGGCCGGTCATCGGTCCGTTCGGGCCCGGGATGGCCTCCGACCGCGAGCCGATCGACGCCCGCACCGGGCTGCCGTGGACGCCGACCGACTGGATCGCCGCGACCACCGCGCTCGGCGCGACCGTCCGCGCCAAGGTCGCCCCGCTGCCGGTCTACGGCAACAGCGTCGGCGACGGCGACCGGTACTTCGGGGTCGACGGCACCGGCGCGACGGCCACGCTGCTCGACGGCACGGACGGGATGATCTCCGAGACCTTCCTGCGCGCCGGGCGGGCGCCGCTCGACCCGCCGCCGACCCTCGACCAGTGGCGGCTCAGCGTCGCGATGGTCGCCGACGCGGAGGCGAAGGGCCACGTGCTCCTGCTGTGCACGAAGGTGTGGACCGACGCGCCGGTCGCGGCCAAGGACCAGTGGCACGAGTTCTCCATGGGGACCTACCTGCTCGCCGCGCAGGGGCTGACGCGGTGGACCTTCCTCTACGACATCACCGAGCGGTCGACGACGGTGCGACCGCAGTGGGCGGCCGCCGCGCAGCTCGGGACGCCGACGGGTGCCTACACGGTCAACGGCAAGGGGGTCTACCAGCGGGTCTTCACCGGCGGGAAGGTCCTGGTCAACCCCGGGACTCGGACGCTCACGGTCTCGCTGGGCCGGCCCTTCGTCGACCTCTCCGGCGCGAGCGTGACGAGCGTGACGCTGCCGCCGCACTCGGCCAAGGTCCTGCGCCGCGCCTGACCGGGGTCCTCGCGAATCGGATTCGCGGCGCTCGGCTCCGGTCACGACCCGAGCCGAGTGGGCCAAATCCGATTCGCGGGGGCGACACCGGGCAGGAGGGGGGTCGGCGCTCCTTGGGGGAACGCTGACCGTCCGCAGGGCGAGCGCTGAACCGCAGCGGCCTAGCGTGGCGGTGCTTAACCGCTTCAGGCGCTCCTGCGCCGAGGCGCGGCAACGACGCCGACGACCGTGGAGGTCCATCCATGCCCCTGACCCGCACCGGCACCCCACCGGGTGCCCGCCCCGCCCGACGGCGCCTGCGCGCCGCCCTCGTCGCGAGCCCGCTCGCGCTCGCCCTCGCCGGTGGGCTCGCCGCCGGCCCCGCCCTCGGCGCCGGCAGCGCCACCGCGACCACGTCCACCGCGCAGGCGGTCCCCGCCGACGCGCCGTACCGGAACGCCTCGCTGCCCACCGGGCAGCGGGTGGCCGACCTGCTGTCGCGGAT includes these proteins:
- a CDS encoding sulfatase family protein, with protein sequence MRTSGTITLAGAVAALAVTALAPGAAASATAPGPTPYAAPPGAVAVGRDGVFGAVGPGGSPGIPAAAVLPERPNLVYIVTDDQTYQSLDEAMPYLTSDPHGSWVRFDDAVVNVANCCPSRSSVFTGQLAHHTGVVDNAQCARDLDDTNLLAPWLHASGYTTGLFGKYLNSYPWDRGAAYVPPGWDRWFAENPTASNVLTKQIVVNDQGTSTTYPADNRHHSTDLFSQKASQWVSTAPEPFFLYTATLVPHRPFDRPSRYVGAYDGATVPHPPSFNEADVSDKPAWVQALPLLTSRQEQRMDSDQRKSWESVRAADDLVRSVVETLSARGVLDRSVVVVTSDHALSFGEHRWKEVKQCAYGPCVHVPLMVRYPGTTSRRDPHVVTNVDLGTTLATIGRTTPGRPQDGRSLVPLLTDPAAAWTDEALIQKPRGSGAGGGGDGGGGNGLGATSSGFPVTPYYALRTDRWTYVEYTSGERELYDRRTDPDELVNVYGRQGTAAVTKTLRARLHVLEQ
- a CDS encoding putative glycoside hydrolase translates to MGALVALLLAGLTGLTVGPPGAAAAPTAPTATGSVFATWAPQYMTRESSVTLDQALADARTDLLVAKPGIYTPYLPQMRALNPALRILTYLNATEANHALGTAYPADWYVRGADGTKVRSKYGAWMMDPRKAGWVRTRATECRDRTAESGYDGCLFDIMGPGPVIGPFGPGMASDREPIDARTGLPWTPTDWIAATTALGATVRAKVAPLPVYGNSVGDGDRYFGVDGTGATATLLDGTDGMISETFLRAGRAPLDPPPTLDQWRLSVAMVADAEAKGHVLLLCTKVWTDAPVAAKDQWHEFSMGTYLLAAQGLTRWTFLYDITERSTTVRPQWAAAAQLGTPTGAYTVNGKGVYQRVFTGGKVLVNPGTRTLTVSLGRPFVDLSGASVTSVTLPPHSAKVLRRA